A section of the Phaseolus vulgaris cultivar G19833 chromosome 8, P. vulgaris v2.0, whole genome shotgun sequence genome encodes:
- the LOC137826000 gene encoding uncharacterized protein isoform X1 translates to MEFFEKAEVVRLRSHHNKYLLADDDKEGVFQDRNGTYKNAKWSVEIVEGTNLIRLKSCYEKYLTASNKPFLLGATGMKVVQTLPTRLNSSLSWEPIRQGAQLRLRTRYGQFLRANKGLPPWRHSITHDVPHRSSSANWILWNVDLVQLRLTPPKPITTHPSEDPTESPSHSPPFQDDASFSIYLKSPHLLTKDEDSEETGTPFKDGRIIFYNVDDEHGNVSNQSEEKFFTFQGSSVEDLKEKLKEETGYDEIDVCCRNPFNAELYPLRLQLPPNNTDMHIVVITPSYNGQHFFYLFCRI, encoded by the exons ATGGAGTTCTTCGAAAAGGCAGAAGTGGTGCGTCTAAGGAGCCACCATAACAAATATTTGTTGGCAGACGATGACAAAGAGGGTGTTTTCCAAGATCGAAATGGGACATACAAAAATGCTAAATGGAGCGTGGAGATCGTGGAGGGTACGAACTTGATAAGACTAAAGAGTTGCTATGAAAAATACTTAACAGCCTCCAACAAGCCATTTCTATTAGGTGCCACAGGGATGAAAGTGGTGCAGACCCTTCCCACAAGGTTAAACTCGTCTTTGAGTTGGGAACCCATAAGACAAGGTGCACAATTGAGGCTTAGGACTCGTTATGGACAATTTCTACGTGCCAACAAAGGCTTACCACCGTGGAGACACTCCATCACCCACGATGTTCCACATCGATCATCATCGGCAAATTGGATTCTGTGGAATGTGGACCTTGTGCAGCTTCGACTAACCCCTCCCAAACCAATTACTACACACCCTTCAGAGGATCCTACAGAATCTCCTTCTCATTCTCCACCATTTCAAGATGATGCCTCCTTTAGTATATATCTCAAGTCTCCTCATCTACTAACTAAG GATGAAGATTCAGAGGAGACTGGGACACCATTTAAAGATGGAaggattatattttataatgtgGATGATGAACATGGGAATGTTTCTAATCAAAGTGAAGAAAAGTTCTTCACATTCCAAGGAAGTAGTGTGGAGGATTTGAAGGAGAAGTTAAAGGAAGAGACAGGGTATGATGAGATTGATGTGTGTTGCCGCAACCCATTCAATGCTGAACTTTATCCCCTTCGTTTACAATTACCTCCCAACAACACTGACATGCACATTGTTGTCATTACTCCTTCCTATAATGGTCAGCattttttctatctcttctgCAGAATTTAG
- the LOC137826000 gene encoding uncharacterized protein isoform X2, producing MEFFEKAEVVRLRSHHNKYLLADDDKEGVFQDRNGTYKNAKWSVEIVEGTNLIRLKSCYEKYLTASNKPFLLGATGMKVVQTLPTRLNSSLSWEPIRQGAQLRLRTRYGQFLRANKGLPPWRHSITHDVPHRSSSANWILWNVDLVQLRLTPPKPITTHPSEDPTESPSHSPPFQDDASFSIYLKSPHLLTKDEDSEETGTPFKDGRIIFYNVDDEHGNVSNQSEEKFFTFQGSSVEDLKEKLKEETGYDEIDVCCRNPFNAELYPLRLQLPPNNTDMHIVVITPSYNA from the exons ATGGAGTTCTTCGAAAAGGCAGAAGTGGTGCGTCTAAGGAGCCACCATAACAAATATTTGTTGGCAGACGATGACAAAGAGGGTGTTTTCCAAGATCGAAATGGGACATACAAAAATGCTAAATGGAGCGTGGAGATCGTGGAGGGTACGAACTTGATAAGACTAAAGAGTTGCTATGAAAAATACTTAACAGCCTCCAACAAGCCATTTCTATTAGGTGCCACAGGGATGAAAGTGGTGCAGACCCTTCCCACAAGGTTAAACTCGTCTTTGAGTTGGGAACCCATAAGACAAGGTGCACAATTGAGGCTTAGGACTCGTTATGGACAATTTCTACGTGCCAACAAAGGCTTACCACCGTGGAGACACTCCATCACCCACGATGTTCCACATCGATCATCATCGGCAAATTGGATTCTGTGGAATGTGGACCTTGTGCAGCTTCGACTAACCCCTCCCAAACCAATTACTACACACCCTTCAGAGGATCCTACAGAATCTCCTTCTCATTCTCCACCATTTCAAGATGATGCCTCCTTTAGTATATATCTCAAGTCTCCTCATCTACTAACTAAG GATGAAGATTCAGAGGAGACTGGGACACCATTTAAAGATGGAaggattatattttataatgtgGATGATGAACATGGGAATGTTTCTAATCAAAGTGAAGAAAAGTTCTTCACATTCCAAGGAAGTAGTGTGGAGGATTTGAAGGAGAAGTTAAAGGAAGAGACAGGGTATGATGAGATTGATGTGTGTTGCCGCAACCCATTCAATGCTGAACTTTATCCCCTTCGTTTACAATTACCTCCCAACAACACTGACATGCACATTGTTGTCATTACTCCTTCCTATAATG CATAA
- the LOC137825999 gene encoding beta-glucuronosyltransferase GlcAT14A-like, protein MKKLKHYYHNHQQQQRKCIVPVITIVSFLSLNFILLFALRLTFPDATLIFPFPLSAVISPPSPFVESKLHPLPLPPPSPLPPVLAYLISASAGDAPALLRTLSALYHPRNRYILHLDRHSSPEERHLLATHLDRHPTFRHFRNVRLVSKANLVTYRGPTMVANTLHAAAIALSDTHHWDWFINLSASDYPLVTQDDLLHALSHLPRDLNFIDHTSDIGWKDHQRARPIIIDPALYMTKKQDVFWITQRRSRPTAFKLFTGSAWMVLSRSFIDYCIWGWDNLPRTVLMYYTNFVSSPEGYFHTVICNAQEFKNTTVNSDLHFISWDNPPRQHPHYLSVDEMSRMVDSNAPFARKFHGDDPVLDKIDAELLSRGPGMVVPGGWCIGSRENGSDPCSVVGNTTVLRPGPGSERLQTLINSMMSDENFRPKQCA, encoded by the exons ATGAAGAAACTAAAACATTATTACCACAatcatcaacaacaacaacgAAAGTGCATTGTCCCAGTAATCACCATTGTCTCCTTCCTCTCCCTCAACTTCATCCTCCTCTTCGCCCTCAGACTAACATTCCCCGACGCCACCCTCATCTTCCCCTTCCCTCTCTCCGCCGTCATCTCTCCGCCATCCCCCTTCGTCGAGTCCAAGCTTCACCCTCTCCCCCTCCCTCCCCCCTCCCCTCTCCCCCCCGTCCTCGCCTACCTCATCTCCGCCTCCGCCGGCGACGCCCCCGCCCTCCTCCGCACCCTATCCGCCCTCTACCATCCCCGCAACCGCTACATCCTCCACCTCGACCGCCATTCCTCCCCCGAGGAGCGCCACCTCCTCGCCACCCACCTCGACCGCCACCCCACCTTCCGACACTTCCGCAACGTCCGCCTTGTCTCCAAAGCCAACCTCGTCACCTACCGCGGCCCCACCATGGTCGCCAACACCCTCCACGCCGCCGCCATCGCCCTCTCCGACACCCATCACTGGGATTGGTTCATCAACCTCAGCGCCTCCGATTACCCCCTCGTTACCCAAGACG ATCTGCTGCACGCCTTGTCGCATTTGCCGCGCGATCTTAATTTCATTGATCATACAAGTGACATTGGGTGGAAAGA TCATCAACGGGCAAGGCCTATAATTATTGATCCGGCGTTGTATATGACTAAGAAGCAAGATGTGTTTTGGATAACGCAGAGGAGAAGTAGACCAACGGCCTTCAAACTTTTCACAG GTTCGGCTTGGATGGTACTGTCAAGATCTTTCATTGATTACTGTATATGGGGATGGGACAACCTACCTCGTACTGTTCTCATGTACTACACAAATTTCGTATCTTCCCCTGAAGGGTACTTCCACACTGTCATTTGTAATGCTCAAGAGTTCAAGAACACAACCGTTAATAGTGATCTTCACTTCATTTCTTGGGACAATCCTCCCAGGCAACATCCCCACTACCTTTCTGTCGATGAGATGAGCAGAATGGTTGACAGCAACGCCCCCTTCGCGAGGAAGTTCCACGGAGATGATCCAGTATTGGACAAAATCGATGCAGAGCTATTGTCTAGAGGTCCTGGGATGGTTGTTCCTGGTGGCTGGTGCATAGGAAGCAGGGAGAATGGGAGCGATCCTTGTTCTGTAGTTGGTAATACTACTGTCCTTAGGCCTGGCCCAGGTTCTGAAAGGCTTCAAACTTTGATCAATTCGATGATGTCTGATGAAAATTTTCGACCAAAACAGTGTGCATGA